A genomic region of Rhipicephalus sanguineus isolate Rsan-2018 chromosome 1, BIME_Rsan_1.4, whole genome shotgun sequence contains the following coding sequences:
- the LOC119399627 gene encoding uncharacterized protein LOC119399627: MDFRETVEKKMLKAQELVNEIETSWKCLQSNCETLKDDIDAACNQQIAAVCQRKDQLCHQVELLAAEQERQLQADLAKLHQYQGSLLSVLQLYAAGTLKNDENAFTCLQALELPNVTTGVPQLHFAKTGEKELEKAVRGFGCAKLHRACALVGNFRESQTSLFSGECSKVSESNEPWLLCDMDNCSGEDEVVAASLPKSLSATSSSIEAVSMDEDDTAGTFHKLVEDHPKGNAMVDLEQDQSSWLLPNNEYTGKSELLKLTRTFSEMKTSDIQNGETNWLLLPKDFDTCKNDLVMSKTSDVNSEWLFTSKVSPMLTSWSYTTKIREMFKPYFDHRNNSIWVANTP, encoded by the exons ATGGATTTTCGCGAAACTGTTGAGAAGAAGATGCTTAAAGCTCAAGAACTGGTAAATGAAATTGAAACAAGCTGGAAGTGCCTGCAAAGTAACTGCGAAACT CTCAAGGATGACATAGATGCTGCTTGCAACCAGCAGATAGCTGCTGTTTGTCAACGAAAGGACCAATTGTGCCACCAAGTTGAATTGCTGGCTGCTGAACAGGAGAGGCAACTTCAGGCAGATTTGGCCAAGTTGCACCAATATCAAGGCAGCCTGCTGTCAGTACTTCAGCTCTATGCTGCTGGCACGCTAAAGAATGATGAAAATGCCTTCACCTGTCTTCAAGCCCTTGAGCT GCCAAATGTGACAACAGGAGTGCCGCAGCTGCACTTTGCCAAAACTGGGGAGAAAGAGCTGGAAAAGGCAGTGCGGGGCTTTGGCTGTGCCAAGCTTCACCGTGCCTGTGCACTAGTTGGCAACTTCAGGGAGAGCCAAACCAGTCTTTTCAGTGGGGAATGTTCAAAAGTCTCGGAATCAAATGAACCTTGGCTGCTATGTGacatg GATAACTGCAGTGGTGAGGATGAAGTGGTGGCCGCCTCCTTGCCAAAGTCCCTCTCGGCGACATCGAGTTCCATTGAAGCAGTGTCAATGGATGAGGACGACACAGCTGGCACATTTCATAAGCTG GTGGAAGACCACCCTAAAGGTAATGCTATGGTGGATTTGGAGCAAGACCAATCATCTTGGCTTCTGCCGAACAATGAATACACTGGGAAGAGTGAACTTCTCAAACTGACAAGAACATTTAGTGAAATGAAGACATCAGACATCCAAAATGGAGAGACTAACTGGCTACTTCTACCAAAGGATTTTGATACTTGCAAAAATGATTTGGTCATGAGCAAGACATCTGATGTGAACTCCGAGTGGCTTTTTACTAGTAAAGTCAGCCCTATGCTGACAAGCTGGTCATACACAACGAAAATAAGAGAAATGTTTAAACCTTACTTTGACCATAGAAACAACAGTATCTGGGTAGCAAATACACCATAA